In the Xanthobacteraceae bacterium genome, GGTTGTCAGCCAGCACCGTGCCGCTGCCGACCATGATCGCATCCGAGGTGGCGCGAAGAATATGCGCTTCCGCCATCGAAACAGGGCCAGAGATGCGCGCGGGCTTTCGCCCGGCAAGTCCGCTTTTCCCGTCGGCGGAGGCCGCGATTTTCAGGATGATATGCGGGCGGCCATCGCGTACGCGGCGAAAATGCCCGGCATGGTCGATCTTCGCCTGCGCCGCCCCGACGCCGACAATGGCGTCGATGCCAGCGTCGCGCAGGATGCGGATGCCGTTGCCGCTCACAAGCGGGTTCGGGTCTTCGATGGCAATGACGACACGGCCCACCTGTGCCTTCACCAGTTCGCTGGCGCATGGCGGTGTCTTCGACTGATGCGCGCACGGCTCCAGCGTCACGTAGACGGTTGCACCTTTCGCAGCGTTACCCGCCGCTTTTAGCGCCTCGGTTTCTGCATGGGGACGGCCGCCGCGCGCCGTTACGCCGCGCGCGATCACAATCGCGCCGTTCTCGTTCTCCCGCACAATGATTGCACCGACCGAAGGATTCGGCGCGGCCAGCCCCATGTGGCGGCGGCCGAATTGCAGCGCCGCTTCCATGAAGCGCTCGTCGTCGTGCGGCGCGAAGCGCGAAGCCGCACGCACGGCCGTCGCGGAAGATGTCATGAAGGTTTGCCCGGAGCCTTCGGCCGCTCGCTATCCTGCAACTCGCCGAGCACGTCCTCGAAGTCCTTCGGATCGCGGAAATTGCGATAGACCGAAGCGAAGCGCACATAGGCCACATCGTCGAGCTGCTTCAGCCCGTCCATGACCAGTTC is a window encoding:
- the ribD gene encoding bifunctional diaminohydroxyphosphoribosylaminopyrimidine deaminase/5-amino-6-(5-phosphoribosylamino)uracil reductase RibD codes for the protein MEAALQFGRRHMGLAAPNPSVGAIIVRENENGAIVIARGVTARGGRPHAETEALKAAGNAAKGATVYVTLEPCAHQSKTPPCASELVKAQVGRVVIAIEDPNPLVSGNGIRILRDAGIDAIVGVGAAQAKIDHAGHFRRVRDGRPHIILKIAASADGKSGLAGRKPARISGPVSMAEAHILRATSDAIMVGSGTVLADNPKLDCRLPGMEDRSPVRVVLDGSLRIPLDCALVQTAKARKLIVIAGETAAADKQKALEDHGAEIIRVPNTKDRFRKPVIADAMLALGGRGITRLLVEGGPMLSASLLQSDLVDEAVVVRAPVTLGADAIDALEGLPLTALLASPKLRIIEERLLGADQMVRLFRK